In Geminocystis sp. NIES-3709, a single genomic region encodes these proteins:
- the dnaN gene encoding DNA polymerase III subunit beta codes for MKIVCSQVDLKNNLSLVSRAVPSRPTHPILGNILLVADEDKNRITLTGFDLSLGMRTSFASEVEEGGMITLPSKLLNDIIARLPEGEITLSYDEDELDENPLVAIDSLSGKFQLRGVKGDEFPELPIVEKEEAFFLPITALIEGLKGSLFSASSDETKQILTGVHLTRELDSLEFAATDGHRLAVVKTTAEKQEDETEETDSPLTEEQNFNITIPARALRELEKIISGEKDNESVALYVDQGQVVFELGDQHLTSRKLEGAYPNYGQLIPKSFERTMIVDRKQVIDSLERVSVFADQKNNMVKFNLDHNSNELTLSVEAKELGNAKASLSAEITGEGFDIGFNIRYLMDGLKALSANDIKFQLNGATQPVIITPLSGLQMTYLIMPVQIRE; via the coding sequence GTGAAAATAGTTTGTTCTCAAGTAGATCTTAAAAATAATTTATCATTAGTTAGTCGTGCCGTTCCCTCTCGTCCTACCCATCCCATTTTAGGTAATATCTTGTTAGTAGCGGATGAAGACAAAAACAGAATTACTCTCACTGGGTTTGATTTAAGTTTAGGAATGCGTACCAGTTTTGCCTCGGAAGTAGAAGAAGGGGGTATGATTACTTTACCTTCTAAGTTATTAAATGATATTATTGCTCGTTTACCAGAAGGGGAGATTACTTTATCTTATGATGAGGATGAATTAGATGAAAATCCTCTAGTTGCGATCGACTCTTTATCTGGTAAATTTCAATTAAGAGGAGTAAAGGGAGACGAGTTTCCTGAGTTGCCGATAGTCGAGAAAGAGGAAGCCTTTTTCTTACCCATTACTGCGTTGATTGAGGGGTTAAAAGGTTCTTTATTTTCTGCTAGTAGTGACGAAACCAAGCAAATATTAACAGGGGTTCATCTTACCAGAGAGTTAGACAGTTTGGAATTTGCGGCCACGGATGGCCACCGTTTAGCTGTTGTTAAAACCACTGCTGAAAAACAAGAAGATGAAACCGAGGAAACTGATTCACCTTTAACGGAAGAACAGAATTTTAATATTACTATACCTGCTAGAGCATTAAGGGAGTTAGAGAAGATTATTTCTGGTGAGAAAGACAATGAATCTGTTGCTTTGTATGTAGATCAAGGACAAGTTGTTTTTGAGTTGGGGGATCAACATCTTACTAGCAGAAAGTTGGAGGGTGCTTACCCTAATTATGGTCAATTAATTCCTAAAAGTTTTGAAAGAACAATGATTGTCGATCGAAAACAAGTAATTGATAGTTTAGAGAGGGTTTCGGTTTTTGCAGATCAAAAAAATAATATGGTTAAGTTTAATTTAGATCATAATAGTAATGAACTAACTTTATCGGTGGAGGCTAAAGAGTTAGGCAATGCAAAAGCATCTTTGTCGGCAGAAATAACGGGAGAAGGCTTTGATATTGGTTTTAATATTCGCTATTTAATGGATGGGTTAAAAGCATTATCAGCTAACGATATTAAGTTTCAGTTGAATGGGGCAACTCAACCAGTGATTATCACTCCTCTTAGTGGTTTACAAATGACTTATTTAATTATGCCTGTTCAAATACGGGAATAA